A part of Lactobacillus sp. ESL0700 genomic DNA contains:
- a CDS encoding mannitol dehydrogenase family protein: protein MLKLSDNYLEKGADFAAQGITVPQYDQAKITAETKENPVWVHFGGGNLFRCFHAKIAQDLLNQNELSSGVVVAETYDDEVIDKIYHGYQNRMLSVVMNSDGSLEKELLASVGESLYFNHTNPSGWNRLTEIFTKPSLQFATFSITEKGYALTDVNGNLIDAAQADIENGPDKPQTNMGAIAHLLYARYQAGKLPIAMVSTDNFSQNGLKLETEVLRIAEGWANNGLVDSGFIDYLKDPKQVSFPWTMIDRITPNPAQSVADELKASGFADTEIVHTTKHTNIAPFGNTEKIHYLVIEDSFPNGRPALEKAGVMLASRDTVNDADQMKVTACLNPLHTALAIYGNLLGYTSIAAELADEDLLGLIKNLGYGEDLPVVKDPKIINPKKFIDELINLRLPNKNIPDTPQRIASDTSQKIPVRYGVTLQHYIDDPKLDPTKLEFIPLVLAGWCRYLMGIDDNGAEFTQSRDPLLADLKPYVADIKLGDTNTDIHKALKPILTNDSIFGNDLYQVGIADKVENYFKQLIAGKGAVRSTLHETIKAKSYQF, encoded by the coding sequence GTGCTTAAGTTAAGTGACAATTATTTAGAAAAAGGCGCTGACTTTGCAGCTCAAGGAATTACTGTTCCTCAATATGATCAAGCTAAAATAACAGCCGAAACTAAAGAAAATCCTGTTTGGGTGCATTTCGGAGGCGGTAACCTTTTCCGTTGCTTCCATGCTAAAATCGCTCAAGACTTATTAAATCAAAACGAACTTTCAAGCGGAGTAGTAGTCGCTGAAACTTACGATGATGAAGTTATTGATAAGATTTACCATGGCTACCAAAACAGAATGTTAAGTGTCGTCATGAACAGTGACGGTTCATTAGAAAAAGAATTATTAGCAAGTGTTGGCGAGTCACTCTACTTCAACCATACAAATCCTAGTGGTTGGAACAGATTAACCGAAATCTTCACTAAGCCATCATTGCAATTCGCTACTTTTTCAATTACCGAAAAAGGTTACGCTTTAACTGACGTCAACGGCAATCTAATTGATGCAGCACAAGCTGATATTGAAAATGGTCCTGATAAGCCACAAACAAATATGGGGGCAATTGCTCATTTGTTATATGCTCGTTATCAAGCTGGCAAGCTGCCAATCGCAATGGTCAGCACTGATAACTTTTCACAAAATGGTCTCAAACTGGAAACAGAAGTTCTTAGAATTGCCGAAGGTTGGGCTAACAATGGTCTTGTCGACAGCGGCTTTATTGATTACCTGAAAGATCCGAAGCAAGTTTCATTCCCATGGACAATGATTGACCGGATTACACCTAACCCAGCTCAAAGTGTTGCTGATGAACTCAAAGCAAGTGGCTTCGCAGATACTGAAATTGTTCACACGACTAAGCACACTAATATTGCTCCGTTTGGTAACACTGAAAAGATTCATTATCTAGTAATTGAAGACAGTTTCCCTAACGGTCGTCCAGCATTAGAAAAGGCTGGCGTCATGTTAGCTAGTCGCGACACTGTTAATGATGCCGATCAAATGAAAGTTACAGCTTGTTTGAATCCTTTGCATACAGCTCTTGCCATCTATGGTAATTTGCTGGGATACACTTCAATTGCAGCTGAACTTGCCGATGAAGACTTGCTTGGTTTAATCAAAAACTTAGGTTACGGCGAAGATTTACCAGTTGTTAAAGATCCAAAGATTATTAACCCGAAGAAGTTTATTGACGAATTGATTAACCTTCGTTTACCAAATAAGAATATTCCTGACACGCCACAAAGAATTGCCAGTGATACTTCACAAAAGATTCCTGTACGTTACGGTGTAACCTTGCAACACTACATCGATGACCCGAAGCTTGACCCGACTAAGCTTGAATTTATCCCGTTAGTTCTTGCCGGTTGGTGCCGCTACTTAATGGGTATCGATGACAATGGTGCAGAATTTACACAAAGTCGTGATCCATTATTAGCCGACTTAAAGCCTTATGTTGCTGACATTAAACTCGGTGATACCAATACCGATATTCACAAGGCATTAAAGCCAATTTTAACTAACGATAGTATTTTTGGTAACGATCTTTACCAAGTAGGAATTGCTGACAAAGTAGAAAACTACTTCAAACAATTGATTGCTGGTAAAGGAGCTGTTCGCTCTACTTTACATGAAACTATTAAAGCGAAGAGCTATCAATTTTAA
- the uxuA gene encoding mannonate dehydratase yields the protein MKNMGFRWYGDNNDSITLSDIRQIPGVSQVVGTLFDIPAGEVWPKYQIKHLKDEVEAAGLKLEVIESVNVHDDIKIGLPSRDKYIENYIQTIRNLAEYGVKVICYNFMPVFDWVRTDLHYPLADGSTAMAFEQKYLTDDPQSIADAMQKNSNGYVQAGWEPERMAEIKRLMEAYKDVDTEKLTANLKYFLDAIIPVCEECDVRMAMHPDDPPRELFGLPRIYKNRDDMLKIEQLHESPYNGFTICCGSLGENPENDVPAIIREFAAKDRVFFIHGRNIKFLNKDGDFHESAALSSEGSLDMYEIIKALHDNNYQGYIRPDHGRDIWNENGRPGYGLYDRALSITYLNGLWEAIDKDRK from the coding sequence ATGAAAAACATGGGATTTCGATGGTACGGTGATAACAACGACTCCATCACATTATCAGATATTCGGCAAATTCCGGGTGTATCACAAGTAGTTGGTACCCTGTTTGATATTCCAGCTGGAGAAGTTTGGCCAAAATACCAAATTAAGCACCTAAAGGATGAGGTCGAAGCTGCTGGTTTAAAGCTCGAAGTTATCGAGTCAGTTAATGTTCACGATGATATTAAAATCGGCTTGCCAAGTAGAGACAAATATATCGAAAACTACATTCAAACAATTCGCAATTTAGCAGAATATGGCGTTAAGGTTATTTGTTATAATTTCATGCCTGTTTTTGACTGGGTTAGAACCGACTTGCATTACCCATTAGCTGATGGCTCAACTGCAATGGCTTTTGAACAAAAGTACTTGACCGATGACCCACAAAGTATTGCCGATGCAATGCAAAAGAACTCTAACGGTTACGTTCAAGCTGGTTGGGAACCAGAAAGAATGGCTGAAATCAAGCGGTTAATGGAAGCATATAAGGATGTAGATACTGAAAAGTTAACTGCTAACCTGAAATACTTCCTTGATGCAATTATTCCAGTCTGCGAGGAATGCGATGTCCGTATGGCAATGCACCCAGATGACCCACCACGTGAATTATTCGGTTTGCCACGGATTTACAAGAACCGTGACGACATGCTTAAGATTGAACAATTGCACGAATCACCATACAATGGCTTCACCATTTGCTGTGGTAGTTTAGGTGAAAATCCAGAAAATGATGTTCCAGCAATTATTCGCGAATTTGCAGCTAAGGACCGTGTTTTCTTTATTCATGGCCGTAACATCAAATTCTTAAATAAAGATGGTGACTTCCACGAATCAGCTGCACTTTCATCCGAAGGTTCACTTGATATGTATGAAATCATCAAAGCTTTGCACGACAATAATTATCAAGGCTACATTCGTCCAGATCACGGACGCGATATCTGGAACGAAAATGGTCGTCCTGGATATGGCCTCTACGACCGTGCTTTAAGTATTACCTACTTGAATGGTCTATGGGAAGCTATTGATAAGGACCGTAAATAA
- a CDS encoding SLC13 family permease, with amino-acid sequence MNAMMITVLILLAVIIAFVSGKVPISLIGVAVMFALVIFNILPVEKAFGGITNTSVILFAAMFVIGKGIQKTTIVSGAASLVKRFKNKPKLLTFFTCIIAALLAIVSNGTIALVIMLPILCGICDDIGMSKSKLLYPFQVVAVSAAGAWFLGIGALNMSWSNVMIKLGAHTAININDFLISRIPFLIVIILYMTFFSSKLLPNISNKDLAAESSKDTANSNKNKLSKVQNAIAIFIISVTIILMILSSYLKLQSYIIAIAGALMLVITGVLSNKEALGALNINIILLIASMLGLADALQASGAGNLIGTAMANIAKNISNPFLMMGLFFTVSFIIANLLGGLAAISILVPLWTLTCLKLGLDPRGAVLAASTASAFNFLTPVGCHSLPLIMGIGGYTLKDFFKCGGPLAIILCILSSFVMQVMYPL; translated from the coding sequence ATGAATGCAATGATGATAACGGTGCTCATACTTTTAGCGGTAATTATAGCGTTTGTTTCTGGCAAGGTACCTATTTCGTTAATTGGGGTAGCTGTTATGTTTGCCTTGGTTATATTTAATATCTTACCTGTTGAAAAAGCTTTTGGTGGAATAACTAATACATCGGTGATTTTATTTGCGGCAATGTTTGTAATTGGTAAAGGAATTCAAAAGACAACCATTGTGTCTGGTGCAGCTAGCTTAGTTAAACGTTTTAAAAATAAGCCGAAATTATTAACATTTTTTACTTGTATAATTGCGGCTCTTTTGGCAATCGTATCTAATGGGACTATTGCACTAGTAATCATGTTACCGATTCTTTGTGGTATTTGTGACGATATTGGTATGTCGAAAAGCAAATTATTATATCCTTTTCAGGTAGTTGCTGTATCAGCAGCAGGTGCTTGGTTTTTAGGTATAGGAGCACTAAATATGTCTTGGTCAAACGTTATGATAAAGCTTGGTGCGCATACAGCCATAAATATTAATGATTTTCTTATTTCTAGAATACCTTTTTTGATAGTAATTATACTTTACATGACATTTTTTAGTAGTAAGTTATTACCAAATATAAGTAATAAAGATTTAGCTGCTGAGTCGTCAAAAGATACAGCTAATTCGAATAAAAATAAGTTATCAAAAGTCCAAAATGCTATTGCTATTTTTATTATCTCAGTAACCATTATTTTGATGATTCTTTCTTCATACTTAAAATTACAATCTTATATTATTGCAATTGCAGGAGCATTAATGCTTGTTATTACAGGTGTTTTAAGCAATAAAGAAGCTTTAGGAGCTTTAAATATAAATATAATTTTGTTAATAGCCAGTATGTTAGGTCTAGCTGATGCTTTACAAGCTAGTGGTGCAGGTAACTTAATTGGTACAGCAATGGCTAATATAGCTAAGAATATTAGTAATCCATTTTTAATGATGGGGTTATTTTTTACAGTATCTTTTATTATTGCAAACTTACTTGGAGGACTAGCTGCTATATCTATCTTGGTTCCACTTTGGACACTAACGTGTTTAAAATTAGGGCTTGATCCCAGAGGGGCTGTACTTGCTGCTTCAACGGCCAGTGCTTTTAATTTTTTAACACCAGTTGGTTGTCATAGTTTACCGTTGATTATGGGAATCGGAGGCTATACATTAAAAGACTTTTTTAAATGTGGTGGACCGTTAGCAATTATTTTATGTATTTTAAGTAGTTTTGTTATGCAAGTAATGTATCCACTTTAG
- a CDS encoding FAD-dependent oxidoreductase, giving the protein MNNKFDVIVVGGSNAGGFAAAAAAEKGQHVLVIDKSSTTEHLYRHWLGGVNTKAQKKAGVEINKKDLAQYLTAFTQDNVDQKLIWTWINKSGETLDWLEEKILRPRGEHLYNEPDAYWETMINRAFPTEHHVSIDDKSDDKNYGLYVIEYAKNKGAEYRYNTKLEHLITDDSGRVIGAKVLDVTTNEHYKIYSKAVILCTGGYGANKELLKKWNPTVLDKCCYTQSPRDDGSGIIAALEIGAAKDQEAASIIFDRGLVPVGTKSKDTYIIDWRNHQYNLGSFPFLKVNLKGERFFNESAPYQFDMNALMHQPGHMEILIWNQELMENLKELHTLGCSRVGWPGNKAVPERIAQNDERIKKGLVKKANSIEELASKLDLPKDTLMKTVNRYNKLADEGNDIDFGKEKFRLVSIEKPPYYGAWFSGVLLSTLDGLHINDRMQVLDHDCNPIFGLYAAGNCSGGFFWGSYEDRVPGLTCSHAQTFGRLAGQYAASGN; this is encoded by the coding sequence ATGAATAATAAATTTGATGTTATTGTTGTTGGTGGTTCAAACGCTGGTGGCTTTGCTGCAGCAGCAGCAGCTGAAAAAGGTCAGCATGTGTTGGTTATTGATAAAAGTAGTACTACCGAACATTTATATCGACATTGGTTAGGTGGTGTTAATACTAAAGCACAGAAAAAAGCAGGTGTAGAAATAAATAAAAAAGACCTTGCTCAATATTTAACGGCCTTTACTCAAGACAATGTTGATCAAAAACTTATTTGGACTTGGATAAATAAGTCGGGAGAAACTTTAGATTGGTTGGAAGAAAAGATATTAAGGCCTAGGGGTGAGCATCTTTATAATGAACCAGATGCTTATTGGGAAACCATGATTAATAGAGCTTTTCCTACCGAACATCACGTAAGTATTGATGATAAGTCTGATGATAAAAATTATGGATTATATGTTATAGAATATGCTAAAAATAAGGGTGCAGAGTATAGATATAATACTAAATTAGAACACCTGATTACTGATGATTCTGGTAGAGTAATAGGTGCTAAAGTTTTAGATGTTACAACCAATGAGCATTATAAAATTTATAGTAAAGCTGTAATATTATGTACTGGAGGATACGGTGCTAATAAAGAACTCCTTAAGAAGTGGAATCCTACTGTTCTAGATAAATGTTGCTATACTCAAAGTCCTCGTGATGATGGTTCTGGTATTATTGCTGCACTCGAAATCGGTGCTGCAAAAGACCAAGAAGCTGCATCTATAATATTTGATAGAGGTTTAGTTCCAGTAGGAACTAAATCAAAAGACACCTATATTATAGATTGGCGGAATCATCAATATAATTTAGGCTCATTTCCATTTTTAAAAGTAAATCTTAAAGGAGAACGCTTCTTTAACGAAAGTGCTCCATATCAATTTGATATGAATGCATTAATGCATCAGCCGGGACACATGGAAATATTAATTTGGAATCAAGAGTTAATGGAAAATTTAAAGGAATTACACACATTAGGTTGCTCAAGAGTTGGATGGCCAGGAAATAAAGCAGTTCCCGAAAGAATCGCGCAGAACGATGAAAGGATAAAAAAAGGATTAGTCAAAAAAGCTAATTCGATTGAAGAATTAGCAAGTAAACTAGATTTACCTAAAGATACACTGATGAAAACAGTAAATCGCTATAATAAATTAGCTGATGAAGGTAATGATATTGATTTTGGTAAAGAAAAGTTCCGTTTGGTTTCGATAGAAAAGCCACCATATTATGGTGCCTGGTTTAGTGGGGTTTTACTGTCTACGTTAGATGGCCTTCATATCAATGATCGCATGCAAGTATTGGATCATGATTGTAATCCTATCTTTGGTTTGTATGCTGCAGGAAATTGTTCTGGTGGGTTCTTTTGGGGTTCTTATGAAGATAGAGTGCCCGGTTTGACGTGTAGTCATGCGCAAACATTTGGAAGACTGGCTGGCCAATATGCAGCTAGTGGTAATTAA
- a CDS encoding LysR family transcriptional regulator → MNSTQIKCLISLGKTLSFTKSAKDLYLSQSTVSKNIHGLEKELDVKLISNVHKKLELTNEGKCFYRAAVKVDNELSNTILKIKQSSKINNNRVIIGFSNIPFEQKYLPLFIKKMNKTKQWGIQLKSTNVAKLDDIEMKLRKRDLNFMLYQEDFFNKNEFDFSPLISAGFSVIVRKNSALAQLNRIPISKLAKHKIYLWNGKVPLKSVSLLYQKIQMYLGDEASQIEIINKASFAKILVSSESGIAIVPSFVYDHDNSDLCYKYLDCDITINYGIGYLKSEKKQKYFKNITSKLKEAILMAKNEWN, encoded by the coding sequence ATGAATTCAACACAAATAAAATGCCTAATATCTTTAGGAAAAACACTAAGTTTTACAAAATCTGCTAAAGACTTATATTTATCACAGTCCACTGTTTCTAAAAATATTCATGGATTAGAAAAAGAATTAGATGTGAAGTTAATTTCAAATGTACATAAGAAGCTAGAACTTACTAACGAAGGTAAATGCTTTTATAGAGCAGCTGTCAAAGTTGATAATGAATTAAGCAATACTATTTTAAAAATAAAGCAATCAAGTAAAATCAACAATAATAGAGTAATTATCGGCTTTTCAAATATACCTTTTGAACAAAAATATTTACCTTTATTTATTAAAAAAATGAACAAAACTAAACAGTGGGGCATTCAATTAAAATCTACTAATGTTGCCAAGTTGGACGACATTGAAATGAAATTACGAAAAAGAGATTTGAATTTTATGCTTTATCAAGAGGATTTTTTTAATAAAAATGAATTTGATTTTTCACCTTTAATTTCAGCAGGCTTTTCGGTAATTGTTAGAAAAAATAGTGCACTAGCTCAACTTAATAGAATACCTATCTCAAAATTAGCTAAGCATAAAATATATTTATGGAACGGCAAAGTACCGCTAAAATCAGTAAGTCTTTTATATCAAAAAATTCAAATGTATTTAGGCGATGAGGCCTCACAAATTGAAATAATTAATAAAGCATCCTTTGCCAAAATCTTAGTTTCATCAGAATCCGGCATTGCTATTGTTCCCTCTTTTGTATATGATCACGATAATTCAGATCTTTGTTATAAATATTTAGATTGTGACATAACTATTAATTACGGTATTGGGTATTTAAAATCAGAAAAAAAGCAAAAATATTTTAAAAACATAACGTCTAAATTAAAAGAAGCAATTTTAATGGCCAAAAATGAATGGAATTAA